The following coding sequences lie in one Pirellulales bacterium genomic window:
- a CDS encoding secondary thiamine-phosphate synthase enzyme YjbQ, with product MKSQTEYLTFHLPERMGFVNITPEVERVVRASQVREGLALVNAMHITASVFINDDEPGLHADYQKWLEQLAPFDASPTRYQHNRTGEDNADAHLKRQVMGREVVVAITAGRLDLGPWEQIFYGEFDGRRAKRVLVKVLGE from the coding sequence ATGAAATCCCAAACCGAATATCTCACTTTTCATTTGCCCGAGCGGATGGGGTTTGTGAACATCACGCCCGAGGTCGAGCGGGTGGTGCGCGCCAGCCAAGTGCGAGAGGGGCTGGCGCTGGTGAACGCGATGCACATCACCGCTAGCGTGTTCATCAACGACGACGAACCCGGCCTGCATGCCGACTACCAGAAGTGGCTCGAACAACTGGCGCCGTTCGACGCCTCCCCCACGCGCTACCAGCACAATCGCACTGGCGAGGACAACGCCGACGCCCACCTGAAGCGGCAGGTGATGGGGCGCGAGGTGGTGGTGGCCATCACCGCCGGTCGGCTCGACCTGGGACCGTGGGAGCAAATTTTTTACGGCGAGTTCGATGGCCGCCGCGCGAAGCGGGTGCTGGTCAAAGTGCTGGGCGAATAG
- a CDS encoding helix-turn-helix domain-containing protein — MIKVSSTGALLFPHVRQRVLATFLLHPKREWYLSELARQLGCAPAHLHRELALLVKAGILRRRTEGRQVYFAPDPACPFLPELAALIRKTMGIPVILATALEPLRNRIACAFIYGSVARQQEQSGSDIDLMVVGDVTTMDLLPALAKAEKETGRPVNPTVYPVDELAEKNRQGNHFVRALLADPAKVFLIGAVDDLKEAASRRPAKAPQDKQARNRRTTGRSRR, encoded by the coding sequence ATGATTAAAGTCTCGTCGACCGGCGCGCTGCTCTTTCCGCACGTTCGCCAGCGAGTGCTGGCGACGTTTCTGCTGCATCCCAAGCGCGAGTGGTATTTGAGCGAACTCGCCCGGCAACTTGGTTGCGCGCCCGCGCACCTGCACCGCGAACTAGCGCTTTTGGTCAAGGCGGGCATCTTGCGCCGACGAACCGAAGGGCGACAAGTTTATTTTGCGCCCGATCCTGCCTGTCCCTTCTTGCCCGAGCTTGCCGCGCTCATTCGCAAGACGATGGGAATTCCGGTGATTCTTGCGACGGCGCTTGAGCCGCTCCGCAACAGAATTGCTTGCGCTTTCATCTATGGTTCGGTCGCACGCCAGCAGGAACAATCTGGCAGCGACATCGACCTGATGGTGGTGGGGGACGTGACCACGATGGATTTGCTGCCAGCGCTCGCCAAGGCCGAGAAGGAAACAGGGCGACCAGTCAATCCCACGGTCTATCCTGTTGACGAACTTGCGGAAAAGAATCGCCAAGGCAATCATTTTGTGCGTGCCCTGTTGGCGGATCCCGCAAAGGTCTTTTTGATCGGCGCCGTGGATGACCTTAAAGAAGCTGCAAGCCGACGGCCGGCTAAAGCCCCACAAGACAAGCAAGCAAGAAATCGACGAACTACGGGGCGGAGTCGACGTTAA
- a CDS encoding beta-lactamase family protein has translation MNNIADFARDFPRATAVYQAEAAAGHHTGAQVYVSRGGQTLADLGLGESRPGSAMTRDSLLLWLSAGKPLTAVAILQLMERGQLRLDDRVETFIPEFGQNGKAPITIEHLLTHTGGFRWAAIGHDDTPQAVVIARICAMKLEKNWIIGETAGYHPYTSWHILGEIVRRVVGRPPGEHLRDAVLLPLGMRDTWVGLPREQYQAYGDRIAPMFNTEKGDRPAHFFSTETGAMQCAPGGNTQGPIRELGRFYEALLAGGDNVLTPQTVRLMTSRVRQGRFDLTFRAVVDWGLGIICDSKQYGVEDVPYGYGRLASDSAFGHSGSQSSAAFADPEFQLVVAVAFNGMPGEAAHQARIKRFLEALYEDLGLIC, from the coding sequence ATGAACAACATCGCAGATTTTGCTCGCGATTTTCCCCGCGCGACGGCCGTCTATCAAGCGGAGGCCGCGGCCGGGCATCACACTGGCGCGCAAGTGTATGTTTCTCGCGGCGGGCAAACGCTGGCCGATCTCGGCCTGGGAGAAAGCCGCCCCGGCAGCGCCATGACGCGCGACTCGCTGCTGCTGTGGCTCTCGGCGGGCAAGCCGCTCACCGCCGTCGCCATTTTGCAACTCATGGAGCGCGGTCAGTTGCGATTGGACGATCGCGTCGAAACGTTCATCCCCGAGTTTGGCCAAAACGGCAAGGCGCCGATCACCATCGAGCATTTGTTGACGCACACCGGCGGCTTTCGCTGGGCGGCCATCGGACACGACGACACGCCGCAGGCCGTGGTGATTGCGCGCATCTGCGCCATGAAGTTGGAGAAAAATTGGATTATCGGCGAGACGGCGGGCTACCATCCCTACACCAGTTGGCACATCCTCGGCGAGATCGTGCGGCGGGTGGTCGGTCGTCCGCCGGGAGAGCATCTGCGCGACGCCGTGCTGCTGCCGCTGGGCATGCGCGATACCTGGGTTGGCCTGCCACGCGAGCAATATCAAGCCTACGGCGATCGCATCGCGCCGATGTTCAACACCGAAAAGGGGGATCGACCCGCGCACTTCTTTTCCACCGAAACGGGCGCTATGCAATGCGCGCCAGGGGGCAACACACAGGGGCCCATTCGCGAGCTAGGGCGGTTCTACGAGGCGCTGCTCGCCGGCGGTGACAACGTTCTGACGCCGCAAACCGTGAGGCTGATGACCTCGCGAGTGCGGCAAGGCAGGTTCGATCTCACGTTTCGGGCCGTCGTCGATTGGGGGCTCGGCATCATCTGCGACAGCAAACAATATGGCGTGGAAGACGTGCCGTATGGCTACGGCCGCCTCGCTTCGGATAGCGCCTTTGGCCACAGCGGCAGCCAGTCGTCGGCCGCCTTCGCCGATCCAGAGTTTCAGCTTGTGGTGGCGGTCGCCTTCAACGGCATGCCGGGCGAAGCGGCGCATCAAGCCCGCATCAAACGGTTTTTGGAAGCGCTGTACGAAGACCTGGGTCTGATTTGCTAG
- a CDS encoding sugar ABC transporter ATP-binding protein yields the protein MFSVWSFAVVNLTPVISVRRVTKRYPGVTALSEVSFDVLAGELHAIVGENGAGKSTLMKILAGVIPDYEGELVLRGAAARFADTRAAEAAGVSIIHQELNLVEELSAAANIFLGRELRTRWGLLDEAAMRRQAAALLAELECEAPVDCPVGRLRVGDQQLVEIAKALSLATDILIMDEPTSALTESEVERLYRVIDRLRARGVTILYISHKMTEIFRLADRITVLRDGKLVQTLERSAANPTMLAHLMVGREIETADLGQRPAPGEVVLRAVGLSLPWPGHARAWRLRDVSFELRRGEILGIAGLMGAGRTELLECLFGAASEPPSGRIELEGRPARFAHPAAARRAGVALVTEDRKRLGIFAQLDVGRNITMCTLRELAQGGMVSGTAERRAAREAVERLSVKTAALESAITSLSGGNQQKAIIGRWLLTRPKVLLLDDPTRGVDVGAKAEIYRLIDQLSREGLAIIVTSSELPELLTLADRILVLAEGRVTAELARAEATEQRIMEAATA from the coding sequence GTGTTCTCCGTATGGAGTTTCGCTGTCGTGAACTTGACGCCCGTCATTTCGGTTCGCCGCGTCACCAAGCGCTATCCGGGCGTCACCGCGTTGTCGGAGGTGAGCTTCGATGTGCTGGCCGGCGAGTTGCACGCGATCGTCGGAGAAAATGGCGCCGGCAAGAGCACGCTGATGAAGATCCTGGCGGGCGTGATTCCCGACTATGAAGGGGAGTTGGTGCTGCGCGGCGCGGCGGCGCGCTTTGCCGACACCCGCGCGGCGGAAGCGGCGGGCGTGTCGATCATTCACCAGGAGCTGAATCTGGTCGAGGAACTTTCGGCCGCCGCCAATATCTTTCTCGGCCGCGAACTGCGCACCCGTTGGGGTCTGCTGGACGAAGCCGCCATGCGCCGCCAGGCCGCCGCGCTGCTCGCCGAACTGGAATGCGAGGCGCCGGTCGATTGTCCGGTGGGCCGGCTGCGCGTGGGAGATCAGCAACTGGTGGAGATCGCCAAGGCGCTATCGCTGGCGACCGACATTCTCATCATGGACGAACCGACCAGCGCGCTCACCGAGAGCGAGGTCGAGCGGCTCTATCGAGTGATCGATCGACTGCGCGCTCGTGGCGTGACGATCCTGTATATCTCGCACAAGATGACCGAAATCTTTCGACTAGCCGATCGCATTACCGTGCTCCGCGATGGCAAGCTGGTGCAAACGCTCGAGCGCTCGGCGGCCAACCCGACGATGCTCGCCCATCTGATGGTCGGCCGCGAAATCGAAACGGCCGATCTGGGACAACGCCCAGCGCCGGGCGAGGTGGTGCTGCGCGCGGTTGGATTGTCGTTGCCGTGGCCCGGACATGCCCGCGCGTGGCGCTTGCGCGATGTGAGTTTTGAGCTGCGGCGCGGAGAGATATTGGGCATCGCCGGGCTGATGGGGGCTGGCCGCACCGAACTGCTGGAGTGCTTGTTTGGCGCGGCGAGCGAGCCGCCCAGCGGCCGCATCGAACTCGAAGGACGGCCGGCGCGCTTTGCTCATCCGGCCGCGGCGCGGCGCGCCGGCGTGGCGCTGGTGACCGAAGACCGCAAGCGACTCGGCATCTTCGCGCAACTCGATGTGGGGCGCAACATCACCATGTGCACGCTCCGCGAGCTGGCCCAGGGGGGCATGGTCTCGGGCACGGCCGAACGCCGCGCAGCGCGCGAAGCGGTGGAACGACTCAGCGTGAAAACCGCGGCGCTGGAGTCGGCCATCACCAGCCTCTCCGGGGGCAATCAACAAAAAGCGATCATCGGCCGCTGGCTGTTGACGCGTCCCAAGGTGCTGTTGCTCGACGATCCCACCCGCGGCGTCGATGTGGGGGCCAAAGCCGAAATTTATCGCTTGATCGATCAGCTCTCGCGCGAGGGGTTGGCCATCATCGTCACGTCGAGCGAACTGCCGGAACTGTTGACGCTGGCCGATCGCATTCTGGTGCTGGCCGAGGGGCGAGTGACCGCGGAACTAGCCCGCGCCGAGGCGACCGAACAGCGCATCATGGAAGCGGCGACGGCGTGA
- a CDS encoding AAA family ATPase: MYQAHWGLRDDPFRNRLDTRRFQRSAVYDEALARLHFLIEGNWRFGLILGPAGVGKSLLAAVFCDELRRQVAQVGRLNLRGVDATETPWRLAVALGLSPAASELPATIWRRISDRLVEHRYQRMPTVLVIDDLDRASASVHEQVARLLASDSAPDARLTLIGTGDASNLPRLGRLLQQVDLRIDLAPWTLEETEAYLTAALERSGCRRPVFTREAIEKVFELAQGNPRRTNQLAEMSILAGAAAELTQIGADTIEGVEYELGIPTSI, translated from the coding sequence ATGTATCAAGCCCATTGGGGACTTCGCGACGACCCATTTCGCAATCGTCTCGATACGCGGCGGTTTCAGCGCAGCGCGGTTTACGACGAGGCGCTGGCCCGGCTGCACTTCTTGATCGAAGGAAACTGGCGATTCGGCTTGATCCTGGGGCCGGCGGGGGTCGGCAAGTCGCTGCTGGCCGCGGTGTTTTGCGATGAACTGCGGCGACAGGTGGCGCAGGTCGGTCGACTGAACCTGCGCGGCGTCGACGCGACGGAGACGCCTTGGCGGTTGGCGGTGGCGCTGGGGCTGTCGCCCGCGGCCAGCGAACTGCCCGCGACGATCTGGCGCCGGATCAGCGACCGACTGGTGGAGCACCGCTATCAGCGGATGCCGACGGTGCTGGTGATCGACGACTTGGATCGCGCCAGTGCAAGCGTGCATGAGCAGGTGGCGCGGCTGCTGGCGAGCGACTCGGCGCCCGACGCGCGGTTGACGCTGATCGGCACGGGGGACGCGAGCAACTTGCCACGGCTGGGGCGACTTTTGCAGCAGGTCGATCTGCGCATCGACCTGGCGCCCTGGACGCTTGAAGAAACCGAAGCCTATCTGACGGCGGCGCTGGAGCGCAGCGGTTGCCGGCGGCCCGTCTTCACGCGCGAGGCGATCGAAAAGGTTTTTGAGTTGGCGCAAGGCAATCCGCGGCGCACCAATCAGTTGGCGGAGATGTCGATCCTGGCCGGCGCGGCCGCCGAACTGACGCAGATCGGCGCCGACACGATCGAAGGGGTCGAATACGAGCTAGGCATCCCGACCTCGATTTAG
- a CDS encoding 16S rRNA (uracil(1498)-N(3))-methyltransferase, producing the protein MLLRFHRNTRYSDFTLPSMADRYFSQLPITASEVVLADNEAHHLAHVLRAKPGLEVTLFDGGGAEFAARVKEVKRDRVTLDVLARRDISRESPLRLTLAVALPKGDRQKWLVEKLVELGAARLMPLVTARAVSQPVAAALDRLRRGVIEASKQCGRNRLMEIAEPRDWQSLLAESDAESPRWFAHPGASAAPVALPTTTSALICAVGPEGGFTEAEARAALAAGWTPVELGPRILRVETAAAALAANLLAPLAVGPKEAP; encoded by the coding sequence GTGCTACTTCGGTTTCATCGGAACACCCGCTACAGCGACTTCACTTTGCCCAGCATGGCCGACCGCTATTTCAGCCAGTTGCCGATCACTGCCAGCGAAGTGGTGCTAGCAGATAATGAGGCGCATCACTTGGCGCATGTGTTGCGCGCCAAGCCCGGGCTAGAAGTCACCCTGTTCGACGGCGGCGGCGCCGAGTTCGCCGCGCGGGTAAAAGAGGTCAAGCGCGACCGCGTGACGCTCGACGTGCTCGCCCGCCGCGACATCTCGCGCGAGTCGCCCTTGCGGCTGACGCTAGCTGTCGCCCTGCCCAAGGGAGATCGTCAGAAGTGGCTGGTCGAAAAGCTGGTCGAACTGGGCGCCGCACGGCTGATGCCGCTGGTCACGGCGCGCGCCGTCAGCCAACCGGTCGCCGCCGCGCTCGATCGGCTGCGCCGCGGCGTGATTGAAGCGTCGAAACAATGTGGCCGTAACCGGCTGATGGAAATCGCCGAGCCGCGCGATTGGCAGTCGCTGCTGGCGGAGAGCGACGCCGAGTCGCCACGCTGGTTCGCTCATCCGGGCGCGAGCGCCGCGCCGGTCGCTTTGCCAACGACCACTAGCGCGTTGATCTGCGCGGTCGGGCCCGAAGGGGGTTTCACCGAAGCAGAAGCCCGCGCCGCGCTGGCCGCCGGGTGGACGCCTGTTGAACTGGGGCCGCGCATCTTGCGAGTCGAAACGGCCGCAGCGGCGCTGGCCGCGAACCTCCTCGCGCCGCTGGCCGTCGGACCCAAGGAGGCGCCATGA